The Ziziphus jujuba cultivar Dongzao chromosome 3, ASM3175591v1 region ATGGACTTTTTCCTTTCGAGAAAGGAAATTTACTTGTCACTTGCGAAATGAACATCCATGTATGAGGTATCTGTTTTATGATGTTCTGGCTGGATTTGTAGGGTCTCGGTTTCATCCAGTGCTGGTGAGCAGTGGAAAAGGAACAGAACCATTGAGATGAATTGAGTTTTGGTTATTATTCTTCCTGAAATATAGTTTTATCTGTATATTGGCAATTTTACTGCGCTTTTGGTTTTTTACATGAATATTTGTTTTCAGGTTGTTGAACCAAATTGGCATGTGATGTATAACAGACTTCAGACTGCAAAGAGCATAGATGAGGTCTGGTTTCCCACTTACAGAATTTAATCTTTTGGCTGAAAGGGAGTGTgtgtttttatatttcatagtgattgttgcctttttttcttctgaTTTTTTGTTGAACTTCTTACtttgatatttaattcaaaagttttgatttttggttGCAGGAGGCTCATTGAGCAGGATACTGGCTGTAGGGAAAGTGTGTATGATACATATCAATTATGTTGCATAATACCTATTACAATTAATATTTGGAGTTCTTTtggattgtttttaattttttgttgtcttttgtTGTTATAACAGGATACTGGCTGTAGTGGGAATGTGTTGGGGAAGTAGCTAGACCAAGTTTGTGACTACTACAGGTTAGTTACTCTTTTGCACAATTCACTTTGAGTCTCTTCAAAAGCTAGTGACTACCTTATTCTGCAACTGCTACTGTGCTACATGTGAGATTATGTTACTCTCATTTACATTTCAAAATACATTAACATGCATCCTGTCTGACATTTTGAGTGAATGTcatttctctactttctttcgTGTCACTTTGAATGGCTATTATTTAGTATGGTTCTGCTTCAGTAGTGTAAGTTATAGCCTCTGTTAATATTTAGTATGGTTATTATCCTTAGTTCGTTGTAAACATTAGCATTCTTGTGTTATTTGTTGTTATCTTGCTAATCTTGTTTGgttagaaataaattttaaaaaatttgatttatttgcatAGCTACGCATTTGGCATTAACATTTCTCTTATGTAAAATACATACTTTGAGCATTTTGACTGTCGAAATATGTCCAAATATCTAAGCTAACCATTCAATTTAGTTTGGAATTTTGACTTGTCAGAAAATTTACTTATGTTCTTCTCTGATTCTTCTTCATTGAGGGATTGTAAGTTTGCCAGTTTTTAACTTTCCTCAATGGAGGTATGATGATTATGTTTGTAGATAAACCAAAACTTGGAATGGAATTCTTGGGCTATGGAATATGTCAGGTCCTTATCAGGGAGGTTTATGGAGGATAAGGGTGGAGCTGCCAGATGCTTATCTTTATAAATCTCGATCTATTGGGTTTATTAACAAGTCTACTATCCAAATGTTGACGAAATGTGAGTTGGCAGATGCTAAACATTTAGCATTTTGGCttgatattttcctttttgaattcTATAATTTGTAAGATGCAAATCCATTGTGAAGCTAATATTGGAGTCTGACTTCTTTGGTGTTTCTTGACGTCTAGGTCTGGCTCGGCTTTTTTAGATGTTATCAACCAGACATGGAGCTCCATGTTTGGTATGTCAATTCTTTACTTTCTTTGCTTATGGAAACTTTTTATGGTTTAGGAATACAAACCCAACAAGATATATtcttttttgtatttctttttcttgctcAGTGATAATGCTATTACTTTTGGAAATTTaggattaattattttcattttaaaatttttctcagACCTCATCAATGTGGTTGAAGTATTTCTTCCTCAGTCCGTTATGTATCCAAACCCATCTGATCCATTGAATGGAGAAGCTGCTGCTCTAATGATGTACGATGCATACTGCTCTTGATCAAGGAGTAAAAGGTTATAACCCTTCTTGTGTTTTGCAATCTAAGCACTTAGTTTGTGTCTTTTTGATTTCCACATGGCATGCAAGATACTTCTTTGtatttcactttcttttttatggtttttcatTCAGTCAGGTTGATTTGGGATTCAATTGCAGGAGTCATAGAATTTTCTATCTTAAGTTAATTGTTGCACAGAAGAAAGTCCTTGATCATTAATGATCAGCAGCAATGGTGtcttgatatattttataattttatatcaaGATAATTGGTTCCTCATCAAGTTATACATTAGAAAAGAAGAATGCAAAATCAAACAAGATTTTATTTGCTATTAATCGTGTATGTAAAATATCAAGCAGGTTGTTTtgttacaaatataaaaaacattcGAATGTGTGTATAATTATTGATGTTTATAATGATCCAAAAAGATTCAATTGGTAGCCGATTGTATGCTGTAAATCTTAAACataaatgaaaacataaaataatatgattatgaACATAACTTCTTTTCTAAATcatgttttgtttatttggtgCTTTGTATGAATGCATTCATGTTCTTCTGTACTTTCTTGGTTGTAAATTTTAGGTACCTTTAAGGTGCAAAATTTTCTTAAcattaaatacataatttaGATGCAGGTCATGATATTGTTTTCTTTGTGGTGCAGAAGAGGTGGAAGGAAATACTGGTTCGAGAAGGGAAAATGGCAAGGTCAACGGTGGAGCACCTGGTTTCAAAGCTGTAATCTTTAGGATCCGTTAGTTGGCAAGTTggcaagttttccaaaaattctCAAGTGGTTAGAGTCCAAGTATTTACCTTCTACAAATGTAATCTTGGTGagttttgatgatgatgatgggaaAAAATCCAAACATTCCCCAAATTGgcatttgattttaatatttttctctcttttttttaaaaaaaaaaatatttcaaaggaTAATGTACTtcccaattttattttcatgattttctataaaaaatattttttaagatttttaaattattattggtaaaacatatttattttgttgaaaaatacttttaaaaatattatctggttattttttagtgtttattgtccctatattatataaattttttttactttattctcttgtgattttaaaattttgaattgaaaGTTGGATAGAGACTAATGGTTAGACAAATTagcaaattgtaaaaaaaataaaataaaataatttgaagacCTATACGTGACTATAATATAAAGATCTCCGATgacattattcaaaaaaaaaaaaaaaaaacaaaacaaaacaaaaaaacaaaacaaaaaaacaaggcATTCTCATTTAAGCATTCaataaatctaaaataattacattaGTTAAATACATAAATGCAAATTCATAAATAGGTTTTTTTGCTCATAATAAAAATAGCCAATAGTTGAGAGCGCTTGAATATTTCTTCCCCTATAATAAAACTATGAGCAACAAGATGTTTATTTACTTGTTTCTAATATTAGCAATCTATTGGCATGCCAATTTcgatataaatatcaaattgaatgaaaaactaaaataaataaggcATTTAAATCTAACTAACAAACTATAttctttagaaataaaaaaggactttcttaataataaaattcatcaaaaaaatgaaataacaaaagaagaaaaaacttgagataaaacatattaaaaataagcaCCGTTGTTGCTACCTCAAATGGTCCCTTCCTTTATACAGGGAAcgataatattaaatattgaaaaaataatatcgTACCAATAAAATCTAGCAAATTTTATCTTTATCATACTATCTCAATAAAGTTCATATTTATttagataaatttattttcacttgataaaatttatattcattctATATAATATCTTAAACTTTATCTCCTATCTCAAATATCAACAAATGACATGAGATTATTTACTATGCAGTACCAAATTTTTTGTAAGCCTTTTTGTATTTCATTCAAGTATTTTAAACTTATAAATCACTAATTAAatcttattaaatttttctttctagctctcaatcatatacatataaatatataatccataTTAAATAAAGTTATAGCTTTAAACCTTAGATTTGAGCTTTggtcatctaaaaataaaaaaatttgaacttgGTTTACTTACTTTGATGAGCACAAATCCTAGACAAACTTCGAAATTGAGCCTAAGCAGTCATATCAAACtagatttcataaaattttgaaatttgaattatattttgaatgtatgtatataatactaatttataaaagtaattttttggggaaaaaaaaaattatgacgtTTGAAAGGAAATTATCAACCAATAAatttgttgatatatatattcatgcctACATGTAAGCGAAGCAATGGAGGATGACCACTAACGGGCCCGAATTGAGGTTTGAGTGTGGTGGGCTGTCTGGTCCAATACCAATTGTTTTTGGTCtctgaataaaattatattcttcTCTCCAattctagtttttattttttattttataaattaacagTTTAACATATGTcttaagaaattattatttatatgatttaaaaaaaataaaaaaaaactcatctTCATTCTCTCTTCCCTCAATcgtataaaaataaatcacattaaaaacacagttagaataaaataaataatttaagtaaAAATGTTAAATAGTAGAATTTTAATTATTGGAAAAGAGGGGCTATATTAAATTGcatgtccaaaaaaatatacatcGGTCTAAATTACACAAGCATGACAcagttaaaaattataattgcaTTACTAAgcgagctatatatatatatatatatattagctgaAATACTAAGCGAGCTACATATacatttctttttgttgtttttctataaatatttgacacttttataaaatcattattaaagATATACATTAATTTAACATACCAGCATACTCCACCACTCCACCatatgtagatttttttttttttttttttggtggggaaaAAATTGAGttgttttaaaaagaaaaagattccaTTTTTTTACTCCATAAAAACAACCATATATATCAGACATAATACAAATTACCACATCATAGtacaataattattataaaacaaacattttcttaggaaaatgaaaaatcaaaaagtcaaaaaagaaaGGGATAGCATTGAAGAAAAGTTAAagagtaaaaattaattaaacaaacgGCCAAATGCCACCAAGTGGAGAAAATCTTCGGTACTCTACCAAGTGGGGCAATTACTGCATTAATAACCATGACTGTGATGATGAAAGATCAATTTCAATTTATGATGAGTTTGCAAGAATATCCGTCCTCCTTCAGCTCTCATTGCTTGATCATGAGCTTCTCCTTCAAATCTGCTTCGATGTCCGATACCTGTACCATTCTGAGGTTAGCCAAGCTCCAGAGTTCATCAGGAAGGTTTGTCAAGCTTGTACATCTTTTTATAACCAGATGCTGAAGGTTGGGCATTGCATGTGTCTCGAGTTCCCACGCTTCAATATCTCTTAAACCAATCATTTTAAAGACTTCCAACTGCGGAAATTCACCCGCCATGAAATGTAGCTGCCGAGACGAcatatcacattttttaatctttaggaTCTATAAGTTGGCAAGTTTCCCAAGACTTATCAAGTCAACGCTGTTGCAGTTTAGAACTGTAATCTTGGTGAGttttgatgatgataatgatgatagtGAGCCAACTGTCAACCTATCCAATTTCAAGATTTGCAGGTATTGCGAAGACTCTAGACTTGCCAATATTTCCGACACCATAGATTGATCAATCAGGCATGTATGCGATCGACTTAAATGCAGTTTTCTCAAATTTGGGAACAAAGATTTTCGAAAGAGGATGGCAGTTTTCTTATCAACCTCTACCCTGCACAGGACTTGAAGGTTGCTTAGAGTGTGACCACCTTTTGAAGGTGGTTGGGGCAATCCTATTCCATGTCCTACATAGAGATGCCTTAATTGCTTCATGATCCATATCTCTTTCGGCAGGCCCTCCTCAATCCATGCTTGCACATGAATTGTTTCTAGATAAGGAAGCTTGCATATGGAAGCAGGAATTGCTTTCAACCAAACATAAGCATAAGTAACGGATATTTTAAAGTATCTTAGAAATACTAGCTGTCCTATTTCCTCAGGAATACGATGCAGGGAATGATGTATATTTGAAACCTCAAAAGAAAGCGATCGGATAAACCTAAAGTTTTTCACAGCCCGTTCCAAAGCGTTGTGATCAAAATATGAggtaaagaaaaacaaagaccCAACTGAAAGTGAATTGCAACTAGTGCTTGAGGAGGAAATTCTTTCATAAGAATCAATTTTACCTTGTATGGAAAGTCTCCGAGGGTTGTTGCGATTTGGTAAACTTAGCTCATTCACAAGAACCTCATAAAATTTCTGTTGACTACTCGTCTGTATGCAGAAATCTCTTAGGAGATCATGGATACGACATGTCTTAACACCTCCGTCGCTCCTCCTACTTGCTACCTGGATCAAACTTCGATCGATGAGACCTTCCAAGTACTGTTCTGCAATCTTAATTTCATCCATCTTTCTGCTGTCATTTTGATCAGCTATGAATCCTTCAGCCACCCACAACTGAGTTAGTGTCCTTGCAGAGATTAAATGATCTTCAGGGAAGATGCCGCCATATAAGAAACATACTCTCAATTTATGTGGCAAGTGGTTGTAGCTGAGAGCAAGTATATCTGCACAGCGCTTTTCGTCATTGTTGATGAGGAAAGAATTGACATTGCCAACAAAATCAGACCACGCTCGGTGCGTTTTCTCTTTGTTTGCCAGAATACCTCCTAATACCACAATAGAAAGTGGTAAGCCTTTACAATTTTTTGCAAGTGTCCGTCCGAGACTTTCCAAATTTGAAGGACATTTTTCTCCTAGAAAAGCCTTCTTGCATAACAGTTGCCAACTCGCTTCCTCACTAAGAAATGGTAAGAAATAAGGAGGAATTGAGCTAGCATTTGAAGCAACTTCTTTTTCCCGACTAGTGATTAATATTCTGCTTCCATTTGAGTTGTCGGGAAAACATGCTCTTACCTTATTCCAAAATTCAGGCTCCCACACGTCGTCCATGACGACAAAATACCTCTTTTCTGTCAAGTTTTCACGCAGTGTGGTTTTAAGTTCTTCATCAGACATATTATATGTTTTGTCTGACAATTTCCCAAGGCATTTCAATATATCAAGACGCAGTACGCTGGTTTTGTATTTTTGAGATACATTAACCCATGCACAATGATCAAAGCAATCCTTGATGAGAGGATTGTTATAAATTTTTCTGGCAAGGGTGGTCTTTCCCAAACCACCCATGCCTATGATTGTAATTACCTCTCGTTTTAATCTGCCTCGATCGAGAAGCTGATCGACCAATTTTTTTGTGTCATCGACAAAGCCCATGACATCTTCTTCCTCAACGTCTCTCCTACGTTCCTCCAGTAATTGTTCTGCATTTTCATCTCCATGAGATCGAGCTTCTATGCCATATGTTGTTTTATTGGCATAAATATTCTCAATCCTTTTCCTGAGGCTGGTTGTTTTCTCCGCAACACGGTGAAGCTCGGCTGCATGATCAAGACAATGGAGCAACTTCTTAGGCAGGTTCCTCACCCGTTGCCTAACAACTTGAGCCATGTATCTGTTTATGACATCCTCAGCATCAAAAGCAGCCTCTCTGATTTGGTCGATTAGCTCTTTCACCAAATGATGGTTTGCTTCTTTCCCTTCAGAATCTTTGAGGAAGGCATTCATAAAGCCAAGATCACTTCGAAGCAAATTAACTTCTTTCTTGACTCCACGGAACAAATTTACTTCATGGATGAGCAAATTTTTCAAGTTCTCCAGCACAAAACTAACAACAGCGTCAGTCATTTTGTTAATTTGTCTTCCCTCGCCTAATTATATATCTTTAGGCGAGATTTGCAACTCAACTGGCCAGATCTAAAGCTTCTTGGAGTTAATGGCAACTACTGGTGGTTCAATTCTAGATCTGAAGCTTCTTTTTCATCGTCGTTCTGTGTTCGTCGTCGTTGTTCAAGCTCAACGATGGCTGGCTGGGTTTAAAAGGCAAAGAAGATAAGATTCACTATTCAGATCTAAAGTGGTGGTTAATAGTATTTTgagacaaaaaaattatagtagacattatcaataaataatttgtggaattaaacaTGGAAAGCAATAGAGAATGACTACGAACGGCCCAAAGTGAGGCTTCAGTGTGGTGGGCTATTCGGTCCAATAGCAGTTTTTTAGGCTCTTAATTGAATTATATTgcttcttcaatttttatttgttttcgttTAATATATgccttgataatttttttttaattttaatatataatttacttttgaaaaaattatttaaaaaagctTATCTTCTTACTCTTTCCTCAgtcatattaaaataaatcatatattagaaaaattaaaatcattaaagctgatatataaaacaattatataggCAATTTAAGTAAAAACATtgataaactttaattttttgaaaaagaggTGGTACATTTCTATTTATTGTTCAAAAAAGTATATAATGGGCTAACATATACGCATTTAGtgattatacatacatatatatatagtacatttCAATCTACTGTACTTCttcaattttatgattttttataaaatatttttaattgattattcataaaaaattattttattggaaaatattttttaaaaaaattatttgattcttttttaatgtttattgtccttaaagtatataaaaattttactttaacCCTCATGATAATGGGAATTAAGATAGAAAGTTAATTAGACTAACAGTTGAACAAATTAGCAAGTTTAAAAGCCAAtttgatcaaaaaaataatttaaaagcctAAATGTCactaatgatatatataatttagggaCATCTGATGATATTATTCcaaaaaagggggggaaaaaagataattcttatttaaacattagataaatttaaaacaattaaattagaaaaataaataaaagcaaaataataaaaaaaaaatttgcttataATTAAAGTAGTCAACAATTGAAAAAGCTCGAATATTTCTTCTCCTATAATACTATGGGCAAAGAGATGGTTACTTACCAAGTAATATACCTAGTTTTTTTTATAGTATGAgcaatatctttctttttttatttatttattatgcggCATTGCCACACTGCCAGTTGAATCTAAACAGGGACGGAACAGAAGCACAGCCTTAGCCAATTTGACTGCGACCTCGACCGCCATTAGTATGAGCAATATCAATCGTGAGACGTGCCAACTTTGAAATAAATGTTAAACTGCATGAAAAAAATAGAGTAAACAAGGCACTTAAATCTGACTAACAAACAGTATCCTTTAAATGtcttagaaaataaaaaggattaaaaaatgaaataaaaagaagaacaaaactaaattaaaccatattaaaaataagCACCACTGTTGTTATGTTCAAATAGTACCTGATCTCCTTTATGTAAGGGTTGacagtttaaaaataatattaaatattcgaatgataataatatttcaCAAATAGAATTTGGTCAATTTTATCTTTATCCTActacaaatttatatttattccaGAAAAATTCCATCCCCACTCTAgataaaagttatatatattctatatgatatcttaaattttatttcctaaatttgctagaatttaattagaaataaagtgaataataataataaaatagataatttaaGTAGAAACGTTGTTAGAAttttaattactaaaaaaaaaaaagagttatatTTCAATTGCGTGTTCAAAAAAGCATGCATTGGACTAAATTATACGAGCCAGACAcgtttaaaaattttagttgCGTTACTAAGTGAGCTATATATACACTTccatttgttattttctataaatatttgtcatttttattAAAGATATACATTAACTGAACATATTATATCATTTTGATAAATTCtttaaacatctccatctcgcCATGCTTCACCATAGAGAGATTAGATTGACTTAACTTCTTCTGCATATCATGCTATACTGGGAAGCTCTTGAGCATGCAGCCATGTGGTGGCTGTTgctgcctcttttttttttttttttttgttggtattATGCGTACAAAAtcgtaattaaaatttttattaaataaagaaaaacttcCATTTTCATTCCATAGAAAtaaccatataaatatatatatacatcggACCATAACGCAAATCGACTACATCACAGTAcaataattatcataaaataaaataaacattatcttagaaaaaaaaaaaaaaagaaaaggatagcattgaagaaaaatgaaagtaagaattaattaaacaaacagCCAAAATACCACCTACCTAGTGGTTGCGGGGGAGTAGTATTAATAGCCAAGATGATGGATCAGTTTCAATTTATGATGAGTTTGCAAGAATATCCGTCCTCCTTCATCTTGATTGCTTGATCACGAGCTTCTCCTTCAAATCTGCTTCGATGTTCGATACCTCTACCATTCTGAGGTTGGCCAAGCTCCAGAGTTCATCAGGAAGGTTTCTCAAGCTTGTACATCGCTCTATAACCAGATGCTTAAGGTTGGGCATTGCATGTGTCTCGAGTTCCCACGTTTCAATATCTCTTAAACCAATCATTTTAAAGACTTCCAACTGCGGAAATTCACCCGCCATGAAATGTAGCTGCGAAGGAGAACTAAGCCATCCTCTAATCTTTAGGATCCGTAAGTTCGCAAGTTTCCCAAGACTTCCCATCAAGTGGTTTGAGTCCAAGTATTCGCAGTCTACAAATGTAATCTTGGTGagttttgatgatgatgatgatgatgggaaCAAATCCAACCGCTGCCAAAATTTGAAGTTACTCAATTTCAAGATTTGCAGGTTTCGCAAAGACTCTAGACTTGCCAATATTTCCGACGCCATAGATTCATCAATCTGGCGTCGAAACCATTTACCTAAATGCAGTTTTCTCAAATTTGGGAACAAAGATTTTCGAAAGAGAATGGAAGTTTCCTTATCAACCTGTACAAAGGAAAGGACTTTGAGATTGCTCAAAGTGTGACcaatttttgaaggtggtttTAATTCTATTCCATATCTTGCGCAGAGATGTCTTAATTGCTTCATCATCCATATCTCATTTGGAATGTACTTGACAATCCATCCTTCCACGTGAATTGTTTCAAGATATGGAAGCTTGCATATGGAAGCAGGAAATGATTTccaataataaactaaataacgTCTGCCCGCAGATGCCATACGAATTCGGCCCGTATATGCTATCTTAAGGTATCTTAGAAATACTAGCTGTCCTATTTCCTTAGGAAAAGTACGGGAACGATGAGATGAATCACTAACCTCAACAGACAACAACCGGACAAACCTAAAGTTCTTCAAAGCCCATTTCAGAGGGTTGTAATGAGAATATGAGTTAAATAACAACAAGGACCCAACAGAAATTGAATTATTGCTAGTCCTTGAAGAGGAAATGCTTTCAGAATCAATGTTACCTTGTATGGATAGTCTTCGAGGGATGCTACTATTTGATGAACGTCTAAGG contains the following coding sequences:
- the LOC107408906 gene encoding disease resistance protein RPP13, with the protein product MTDAVVSFVLENLKNLLIHEVNLFRGVKKEVNLLRSDLGFMNAFLKDSEGKEANHHLVKELIDQIREAAFDAEDVINRYMAQVVRQRVRNLPKKLLHCLDHAAELHRVAEKTTSLRKRIENIYANKTTYGIEARSHGDENAEQLLEERRRDVEEEDVMGFVDDTKKLVDQLLDRGRLKREVITIIGMGGLGKTTLARKIYNNPLIKDCFDHCAWVNVSQKYKTSVLRLDILKCLGKLSDKTYNMSDEELKTTLRENLTEKRYFVVMDDVWEPEFWNKVRACFPDNSNGSRILITSREKEVASNASSIPPYFLPFLSEEASWQLLCKKAFLGEKCPSNLESLGRTLAKNCKGLPLSIVVLGGILANKEKTHRAWSDFVGNVNSFLINNDEKRCADILALSYNHLPHKLRVCFLYGGIFPEDHLISARTLTQLWVAEGFIADQNDSRKMDEIKIAEQYLEGLIDRSLIQVASRRSDGGVKTCRIHDLLRDFCIQTSSQQKFYEVLVNELSLPNRNNPRRLSIQGKIDSYERISSSSTSCNSLSVGSLFFFTSYFDHNALERAVKNFRFIRSLSFEVSNIHHSLHRIPEEIGQLVFLRYFKISVTYAYVWLKAIPASICKLPYLETIHVQAWIEEGLPKEIWIMKQLRHLYVGHGIGLPQPPSKGGHTLSNLQVLCRVEVDKKTAILFRKSLFPNLRKLHLSRSHTCLIDQSMVSEILASLESSQYLQILKLDRLTVGSLSSLSSSKLTKITVLNCNSVDLISLGKLANL